The DNA window GGGCTTTCGCTTTTTGGGCCTACAGCTAACCTGACACCCGacagaaaaatgaattttaacgTGTTGttacttatttaaaaataaataaataaatgtttcacTCGTATTCATTaataagaattatttaaattaaaaaaacctaataattaaattgggTCTTAAAAAttctcaacccaacctaaccctagtttttaaattttaaaattgagtcaTCGAAAataatctattttaaaattatgtttcaaACTAAATTATGATTGACATGTCACCACTCCACATCGAAAGATGGTGGTCTAGTCAGCATTTCATTAAGTCGAAAATTCTTTAGAATTATTCGGCATACATTAATGACTCAACTCTAAATTTCaagttaaaaaatgtattttgatGCTactatcattattattttaaaaattgtcaCGATAACTTCCGTTAAATGAAGAACTAAAATCGAGAAATTTCTAAACGatagaaaaggaaatattcttacaaaaaaaaaaaaaaaaaaaaaaaaaaaaaaaaaaaaaaaaaaaNNNNNNNNNNNNNNNNNNNNNNNNNNNNNNNNNNNNNNNNNNNNNNNNNNNNNNNNNNNNNNNNNNNNNNNNNNNNNNNNNNNNNNNNNNNNNNNNNNNNaaaaaaaaaaaaaaaaaaaaaaaaaaaaaaaaaaaaaaaaaacttcgaaattaaaagaataaaaacggaaaattgaaaatgttacgtataataaaatttgtgatTTATTGTAATAACTACATGAAGGACAAAATGGAAAgggaaataaaacaaattaggaaaaggaatatattaaaattggaaataaatattttgtaaatttaatttgaattctaTTTTCCCTAATATTCCTTCTCCTATATAattctcaaatttaatttaattctcaaatttttatcTTCCCCATGGCTCGCTTCTGCTCCGGCGTCAAGATCATCTCCGGTCTCGTTTCCGATGGACTTTCTAACGCTCTCATCAGGTATTTcttatatacatacatacatacatacatacatacatacatatatatatgtatatacatatacgCAACGACTCACTTTGTGGTTATTCAATTATGGTTTTCACGTTGCACTTAGGCGTGGGTATACGGCGGAAGCAATGGCGGCGTCGCAAAGAGCGGCGAGGGATGACGGAATGATGAAGAAGGAGGAACAAGCAGAAAGGAGTAGAGAGAAGGTGGCGTGGGTTCCAGATCCGGTCACCGGCTACTACCGGCCGGAGAACTACTCCGATGAGATTGACGCCGTCGATCTTCGTGCTATGATGTTGCagccaagaagaaaatttattgaacaaaatgaataaatttggATGTGCCATTGATGAAACGAGCCCTCGCTTGAGATTATTTactctcttttttaaaaataaaaaataaattggatCTCTATATTTCcaatgatttaaatttattttcgatctattttatcaaaaaatataaatttcattagGTTTTATTCGATGTGGAGTGCTCAGTTGTGTTGTCGATTAGAGAGGACTATTAGCTCGTGCACACTCTTATCTTGACCGCTCTATCTAGCCTTCATCTGAAAAAACACAAGTAGCTTGCTGGTAGGTTCTTAGttcattctaaaattttgtcaCATTAGTTTGTTCGTTCAATTGGTGTCTTATTCATAGTTAAAAATCTGTCTCTAAATCATAGGTTATTTATTAGGTTAACTTGGCTCGCCTAAGCTCAACTTAGGGTAAATTTGTCGGTTTTCAGGATTTTACTCTTTTGAGCTTATTAACTCATAAGTTTCATCTTAGTGTTCTAAAGCATCTTAATTTGTTATACACTAATCTCTTTCATCATCGTTGTTATATAAATCATAGGTATTTGAGGTGTGACCTTACCATAGGTTCCAATTCATATTTCGTATCGTTATGATGTGGACActttctcaaattctctctttagTAAGCATTTCCCTCGTAGGTCTCATAATTCGACCTACTTATAATCATAAAGGTACAACTGTACACCTCTATCGGTCGGAGAATTAGGAATCAATCGACAAATCCCTAATAATTTTCAACCGAACAAGATTGGACTGCTCGCCCCCTACTTCCAACCAGTATCGCCTTTGAGCGCGTTCTTCCACCATTCATTTTCCTTTGCTTGGTTCGCATGCATATGTTCCCATCCAAATATCTCATCATATCGACCTCAATTTTGATATGAATATAGATATATGTTATTGTTCTGTGTGAGTATTGGGAGGAGTAAttccacattgactaattaaaacaaaaatcatgtATTTTTAAGTTAAGAAGATCACCCTAATTCTTGTCGTAGAAAGATAAGATTTAGAAATAATGTAACGACtttaaatttctacttaagctaaagtcgctactgtatacataacGTAATCATTTTAGGTGAAAATGATCATTTGAAACTTCATCATAAGATTTACGTgttcaaaaacatctttataaCAACATAgcgaaatattaaataaaataaataaacattaaaagtatAAACATCTCATCCTAACctaaattctaataaattaaatacaattatcatatacatgtgtcatggtctcgacttaaataaacattaaaagtaacattctattctaacctaaagtataagaaattaaatacaactatcttatgcatgtgtcatgattTTGACTTGTGATGTTGTCGTCAGCCGTAAACTATCCTACACTATTAGGGGCTAGATGTaaacacatacaatcatgaatGAAACCTATCATTTCAATCTGGATGTCCTTAGGCGTATCCTACACTATTTGGGGTTAGATGTAAGTACTATCCTACACTATTGGGGATAGATGCAAGCACTATACTACACTATTGGGGATAGATGCAAGCACTATCCTAtactattggggttagatgTAAACATGTAAAGTATGGATCCACCAGACGGTTCTCTAATGTTATTGCTAGAGTtgcaacattatgataaatagcatcatgataaacataatgatcatttttttGCCTGATTACGTACATGTTCTTACCATCATAAAAGAGGGATTTTCTGATACATGTAACATACAGTGATGCATGAGATCTCcacatttttattcattaaatcaTGTAAAACAACCCTTCAATTTTCCTtcctatcatatcattttacaAAGAAAACCTCTAAGACATGTATTGGGGTTGAATATCGTATCATTCATATTATACATCGTCTTATATCATTTCATGCACACAACATATCCTgatatatcatattatatcatgcacatatcatattataaagcATGTCAAAACATGTATTATATCGCCAAACGTGTTACACCACAACACAACATGtgtcatagtcatatcatatcacagacacatcataatcatattaatatataaacatatcACTTCACAAGCATATTATTGatatatcatttcataaatatatcatagtcatatcatttcataaacttaTTATAGTCACATgttttcataaacatttcatgCATATCAAACATATGACACATACAAAACCATATGACACGCGTCATCATACAAACATCAATATCTAACCACGTCGATATCAAAGTTTTACggttgttataatattattttcatacaaatcactttaaaatcatttaacactttttggattttttcttttctctttgagtgttttttttttattttttattcacaaTATTCCCTTTCcctctgtttttttaattgatttaattaattaattttactttatttatcatttttttaatgcgGTTGTTACAGATAAAGTGAAATAAGGTTGTTAGAAATAAAGTGAAGTAAGGGAGATTGGATGAAACAAAGTTTGATTAAGACAACACGTGAAACGTGTTCACTGCTTTCACACCTCCTTAGTCCTTTTTCCCATTCCTTTAATCATTTTAGTACAGATTagaaattgatttatttatttattttttccctcaaatattggaaataataataaataaataaataaatttatgatataaaaCAAATGTGAACGTAAGAGACTTATGTTGGTGGATGCTAATAGGGTTttgacaatttttaaattaattaatttaaatttagagacAAAAAGACTAAATAGAATTAATGTTCAGAATTCAAAGAGTAACTTATAATAATTCAACTTATTTTAGTGATGAAATTGATAAGATAGAGAAACTGGATGTGAAAATGATATTGCTATGGCAGTGCTGCCATTGATAGGATAAGAAGCAGAGGAGTTGAGTATCCATCCAGAAATCAGAATTTGTTGATGAAATCATAGATATGGGCGCTTATTTCATCTGCTTTTTCTTGGTTGATGAAGTGCGCTGCGCCTTCCATCACTGCCACTTCTTCCAGAAGTGGTACGTCCTTCTTGAATCCGCCGCCGTGGATGTACTGCTTCGCGCCTGGCAAATGGTACACCATATCCACATCTCCCACTACGAATTTTGTAGGAACTTTGATCTGTGCTCCACTCCATGGCCCTGTAAGCTCCCAGGTTCTGCAATTATTCAGCAAAAACACAATATCGGTTTCTTGGCCctagaaaaataagaacagaGAAATCTATTTCATCAAGCAAAATTTGTGAATCCACACTGCTCAATAGCACGATAGTAGTTGAATCCGCCGGTGAAGCCAGTTTTCGTGAATTTGGAGGCGAAGTAATCGATATCCTCCTCCGTTAACCATGAAGGTAAGGTTTCTGGAGTCTTCAGTGTTTTGAATCCATTAGGTATAATCGGAGGGTTTGGATCTCTAATCGTCAGGAATTTCTTCATCATTGTAGCCGTATCCACAGATCCAAAATCGGCTTCCGCTACTCCAGGTTTCTAAACCAAATCTCACAATTAGCGATTCATCAGTTAGCCTAATGCGACCGATTCATTCAATTTCAGAAACCACAAAACACTGCGAACATTCAATCGAATTTACCTGAAATTTACAAATGTAAAAATCGTCGCCGAGGAATTGCCTGGTACGGCTGAGAGGCGAGATTGCCGGATTCCGAGGAGTATAATGGACACTCAAATTGACCAGAGCTTTGACTCGATCGGGCCTGAAGAGGCAAAAGTACCAAGCCATCATCGCGCCCCAATCGTGGCCTACCAAAAAAACTTGCTCGATTCCGAGATGATCGAGGAGGCCGATGAGGTCTCCAATGATGTGGAAAGGCGTATAGGAGGAGGGAGACGGCGGCACGTCGGAGTCGCCGAAGCCGCGGAGATCGGGGGCTATGGCTCGGAAGCCCTTGGAGGCGAGAAAGAGGAGCTGGTGGCGCCATGAGTACCAGAGCTCCGGGAAGCCGTGGAGGAATAAGACCACCGGACCGGAGCCGATGGAAGCGACGTGCATGTTGATGCCATTGGTGGCGATGGTGGAGTGCTCGATTTGCTCCATTGATGGCTTTCGTTTTGTTGCTTCTCCACCGTGCTTCTCTCTGCCTCTCTGCATTCGGTAATAAATAGACAGTTTCGGGGACATAGCCACGGCTTATCcccacacttttttttttttgttttttttttttaattataattataNtttctctttttttttttttttttttttttttaattataattataattaataatttaaatttcgagttaaagatatttaatcatttacatattttatcatattttttatattttattatagtcaaatatttaaatattttatcatatttgcctttaatataAGTAAATATAGACAAATATTTTGCAAAAATTTATTGCTTTTTCCATTTACCTTTATTGTTCTctatctttataatttatttgattttataattttcactGATTTGGGCAAATATTatcaactaaaatatattcttaaaaaaaacaaaaaaacaaaaaatatatcttttttaaactAATCTACCCTCAACTCTgtgatatttttgttgtttaaacTTAacaatccaaattttaattatattatacaaaaggcaaataaataaataaatattttaattatattatacaaaaggcaaataaataaataaataaatatatatatataatatatatatataacactAACTTGAGAAACATTCCCTTATTCCAATTTCTACTTGTAatatagattttaattatgattgaaatttagatTTAGTATCTATGTATTCCGGCATTACCTTTTATCTCATGTGACATGGTCTCGTTacttaattattgattttaagaGTTAAGAGTGACAAATATCCACACATAACTTACTAGCATGCATCCTAAGAAAATTCGAGTTatcacccaacataaaattactttaaataaaacatttttaaatttgaattttctatgATCAAGCCACCAAAAACAATATGTATTTTGTTTGGTAAAAgtattaaatttcatttccttttaaGTCTTTCCAAGTCATTCTCTCTTCAGCTATTTTCAGATGTAATCtcaattcatttatatacCTCTCTTTAGACGTCATAagtttaatatgaaataagataaagaacaaaagaattaGACAAGTTAAAGTAAGAATCAtgaatcataataataattaacaattATTACGATAAGTTGAAAAGTATAATTAAGAATTAGAGAATAAAACTTTCGATAATTTAAAAGCATCTTAAAGAACACTCAAAATCCAACATGAGATCTTGCACGTTTTTTATGTTCTTCCATGCCTAAAGTATCAACTttgaaactaaagaaaaattcccaaaaattttaccaaattttaaacaaaatgaaactacaCTTTTATGTGCCCTTTAATGCAAAAAAGAAGTTAGGTAGGAATAGCCCGTTAGTGAACACGACCCGCTTTAGAGCTACAACTGATGAAGGGGAAGTGTCGAGATTGGTTCAAATCCCTAACCCACAATTAACGACAAGTATAAGTTATCATaactttttctaaatatttaaaatttaattcattattgaattattaacttaaagcatcattattattttaaatctccattgtttttattaaaggaagatgtaatttatttatatttaatctcctttttcactttattaaccattattttttaaaaatacccaaGTTGCCCTTCAtccaaccaaataaattattaatatttatctaatttGAATTCCATAATTGGTTATAAATTAAGATAAagatataaactttaaattagttcatggaaataattaaatcatttcaGATTCCCACTCAAACGTGATAAATaggttttttaaatataaagaaatatcTTTCACACTCGcacattaattattaaaaaaatataattaaaaaatacaaaaaaaaagtataaaaatacaaggaaattaattattaaatataaaagttttgGTACCCCTGCTTTCCTAAGACTTGTAGTCGAGGATAACATGGACGCACCTAAtagcataaataaataataataataataataataaggttAACGGACTCTGGAAGAGATcgtttgtttgaaaattttatttaatataaattaaatacaattcTGTTGGTGTTGCACGAGAatactattaaaatttcatacgagtaaacaatatttatattagttCTCGCAAGTACGgctaacaattttatttcattagttatttttaaatacttaattGTAACTATTCACTTTTTTACCGACTCAAGTTATATGTTTTCACTAAAACTTTTCGACCCGTGTAGTACTACTTCTGACAAAAGGTGTTGCGCATGATTTGCAAACAcaatctataaataaatactgaAAACCAGCGAGAGTTGAAAAATCAAGAGACAAATTTATCTCGACCTCTGTAACATTGCGATTCGTacatgttcttgccttgaccATATTGcttaatattcatttaaaaaggaagaatGTAGCATGAATGACTATAAACTACTTAGCTTGCTTGTAGATTCTTAATTTGTCCTTAAGGCTGATTGTAGATTCTTAATTTGTCCTTAAGCCTGATGTCCTGTTGGGTTAAAATTGTTTTGTGGTCCTATTTATGtaataatctaaaataataataataataatatatatatatatatatatgtaatgcATTGTTGTGTCGGGATGCAAGCTTGACGTTAGAGGAACGATTGTGGAAACTCTCGACGACTGAAGCTTAAGAGTTGGGTG is part of the Cucurbita pepo subsp. pepo cultivar mu-cu-16 chromosome LG03, ASM280686v2, whole genome shotgun sequence genome and encodes:
- the LOC111791608 gene encoding protein SENESCENCE-ASSOCIATED GENE 21, mitochondrial-like, encoding MARFCSGVKIISGLVSDGLSNALIRRGYTAEAMAASQRAARDDGMMKKEEQAERSREKVAWVPDPVTGYYRPENYSDEIDAVDLRAMMLQPRRKFIEQNE